In Sulfitobacter sp. SK012, a single window of DNA contains:
- a CDS encoding DUF2267 domain-containing protein: MTHEWINELTERLGWSSKRSTLCLLRITLRHVRDHLLVDELAQLSARLPLLIRGFFFVG, translated from the coding sequence TTGACCCACGAATGGATCAATGAGCTAACAGAGCGCCTTGGCTGGTCTTCAAAGCGAAGTACACTGTGCTTGTTGCGGATCACATTACGTCATGTGCGAGATCATCTTTTGGTGGATGAATTGGCCCAGTTGTCTGCGCGATTGCCACTCCTGATCCGCGGCTTCTTCTTTGTGGGTTAG
- a CDS encoding CBS domain-containing protein, with translation MVAPELPVSELVKRIAQTGHRKFLVVSDHHLNGVITLADLTGFLNQNGFRGDWQKATSKH, from the coding sequence ATGGTTGCGCCAGAGCTACCAGTCTCAGAGCTTGTGAAAAGGATTGCGCAGACCGGACACCGCAAATTCTTGGTTGTTTCAGATCACCATCTGAATGGTGTAATCACTTTAGCAGATTTAACAGGGTTTCTGAACCAAAATGGTTTCAGAGGAGATTGGCAGAAAGCTACGTCAAAGCACTAA
- a CDS encoding site-2 protease family protein yields the protein MFSNSVKIFSLNSIGIKVDPSWLIIASLVTWSLSQGYFPEVLPNASPMAYLSMALVGMFGLFASLLLHEIAHSIVARHLGVTINSITLFIFGGIAELEAEPSSAGDEFWIALAGPVMSFCMAFGFWTFAQAAWLVFSSQVFVAVFSYLGLVNLVLAIFNLVPAFPLDGGRVLRAYLWSRNGDVLAATKIVARSGIFFGYLLMVLGVMALFQGAVFAGIWQLMIGGFILIAARASYASQLARKVFEGNDVSALMERYPITVGPDMTLLEFANRILVVYGVSFVPVVEGSILLGHINQTIL from the coding sequence ATGTTCTCAAATTCCGTAAAAATTTTCTCCCTTAACAGCATAGGCATCAAAGTCGATCCAAGTTGGTTAATCATCGCGTCTTTGGTGACATGGAGCCTGTCGCAGGGATATTTCCCTGAGGTCTTACCTAACGCATCACCCATGGCATATCTATCAATGGCCTTGGTTGGGATGTTTGGATTGTTTGCATCTCTTTTATTGCATGAAATAGCCCATTCAATCGTCGCGCGACATCTAGGCGTCACAATCAATAGCATCACATTGTTCATCTTTGGCGGGATAGCTGAACTCGAAGCAGAACCATCGTCAGCAGGTGACGAGTTTTGGATTGCCCTGGCGGGTCCTGTGATGTCGTTTTGTATGGCCTTTGGATTTTGGACGTTCGCGCAAGCGGCTTGGCTGGTATTTAGCTCTCAAGTATTTGTCGCAGTGTTCTCTTATCTGGGATTGGTCAATTTGGTGCTAGCAATCTTTAACCTGGTACCGGCCTTTCCACTGGATGGTGGGCGGGTGCTGCGTGCATATCTGTGGTCCCGAAATGGGGATGTGCTTGCAGCGACCAAAATCGTAGCGAGGTCAGGAATATTTTTTGGCTACCTCCTCATGGTGCTTGGGGTAATGGCGCTGTTCCAAGGAGCAGTCTTTGCAGGCATTTGGCAGTTGATGATTGGTGGGTTTATTCTGATCGCAGCGCGCGCTAGTTACGCATCACAACTTGCTCGCAAGGTATTTGAGGGCAACGATGTGAGCGCTCTGATGGAGCGATATCCAATCACAGTTGGACCCGATATGACTCTATTGGAATTCGCAAATCGAATCTTGGTAGTCTACGGTGTTAGTTTTGTCCCAGTAGTCGAAGGAAGCATTCTTCTTGGGCACATCAATCAGACTATTTTATAG
- a CDS encoding VIT1/CCC1 transporter family protein, which translates to MKFEHGHSRQEIADLLSAGHRHSKLKDMIYGGIDGTVTTFAIVAGVEGAGLPHNIILALGLANILADGFSMAASNYSGTKAELDDRKRIIQIEERHIAQHPEGEFEELRQILQRRGLSGELLHQTTQEISQSRENWIGLMLTDEYGLARDDPEPMRAALATFAAFLLAGSVPLIPFLLSLQNAFVTSILATLFTFFIIGAAKSRWSLAKWWRSGTETLLIGGIAALLAYFVGGLFHP; encoded by the coding sequence ATGAAATTTGAACACGGACACAGCCGCCAAGAAATCGCCGACCTCCTGTCAGCTGGTCACCGACACAGCAAGCTAAAAGACATGATCTATGGCGGGATCGACGGTACGGTGACAACCTTTGCGATTGTAGCCGGGGTCGAGGGGGCAGGTCTGCCTCATAACATCATTTTGGCGCTTGGCCTGGCAAATATCTTGGCGGATGGGTTTTCGATGGCAGCAAGCAATTACTCTGGCACCAAGGCAGAGCTGGATGACCGCAAGCGCATCATTCAGATTGAAGAACGCCATATCGCGCAGCACCCGGAAGGGGAATTTGAGGAGCTGCGGCAGATTTTGCAAAGGCGAGGCCTGTCCGGTGAATTACTCCATCAAACGACTCAAGAAATTTCACAAAGTCGCGAAAATTGGATCGGCTTGATGTTGACTGATGAATACGGGTTGGCGCGCGATGACCCTGAACCGATGCGAGCAGCACTTGCTACATTCGCGGCCTTTTTGCTTGCCGGTTCTGTGCCTCTGATCCCTTTTTTGTTGAGCCTTCAAAATGCATTTGTCACATCCATTCTGGCGACCCTCTTCACCTTCTTCATTATTGGTGCCGCCAAAAGCCGTTGGTCGCTTGCCAAATGGTGGCGTTCCGGCACCGAGACACTGTTGATAGGTGGCATAGCGGCACTATTAGCTTATTTTGTTGGTGGCCTTTTCCATCCTTGA
- a CDS encoding sodium:calcium antiporter translates to MMEIPATSLIQSLAFFMLSAGCVWIAGARLAYLADTLADRFKLAKSLVGLLLLSLATSLPEVATTLTAAIQQSRDLVLNNLFGGIALQTAVLAMADFWARGPITNYPRKANHALEATLLVLLLAVTLVIVNLGETLVVAGVGLGSAYIAVIYVGAIWLLRRYDDSSDWVPVDLPDPDSLAFPAPTGLAETGNSSLIWQAVASCVAILTFGLLLVWFADRIADQSGLGTGFVGVTLLAAATSLPEISTSIAAVRIGAYTMAISNIFGSNLIMLVLVFPADILFRSGPILQNTSPMVSLALGFGLIVTAIYLIGLIVRRKPRIGVFGLDSIFVLITFLASLAAYYYVR, encoded by the coding sequence ATGATGGAGATTCCAGCCACATCCTTGATCCAAAGCTTGGCTTTTTTCATGCTAAGCGCTGGATGTGTTTGGATTGCGGGGGCACGGCTGGCTTATTTGGCCGATACCTTGGCGGATCGATTCAAACTGGCCAAATCACTAGTTGGTCTGTTGCTCTTGTCATTGGCCACGTCATTGCCTGAGGTTGCCACAACATTGACCGCTGCCATCCAGCAATCACGTGATCTGGTGCTAAACAATCTGTTTGGCGGCATTGCATTACAGACTGCCGTTTTGGCGATGGCAGATTTTTGGGCGCGCGGTCCTATCACGAACTACCCCCGCAAAGCCAATCACGCACTTGAGGCGACACTGTTGGTGTTGCTGCTTGCTGTTACCTTGGTCATAGTCAATTTGGGTGAAACCTTAGTGGTTGCTGGTGTAGGTCTTGGCAGCGCCTATATTGCAGTAATTTATGTTGGCGCAATCTGGTTGTTGCGGCGTTATGATGACAGCAGCGATTGGGTGCCTGTTGATTTGCCCGACCCTGATTCTCTTGCCTTTCCGGCACCCACGGGGTTGGCGGAGACGGGAAATAGCAGTTTGATCTGGCAGGCAGTCGCGTCCTGCGTCGCCATATTGACCTTTGGTTTGCTCTTGGTCTGGTTTGCCGATCGTATTGCCGACCAATCAGGCCTTGGCACGGGTTTTGTGGGCGTCACATTACTGGCCGCGGCTACATCATTGCCGGAAATAAGCACAAGCATCGCTGCGGTACGTATCGGCGCCTACACGATGGCAATCTCGAACATCTTTGGCAGTAATCTGATCATGTTGGTGCTGGTTTTTCCCGCCGACATCCTATTCCGCAGCGGTCCCATTTTGCAGAACACATCACCCATGGTCAGCCTCGCCCTGGGGTTTGGGCTGATTGTTACAGCGATTTATCTGATCGGCTTAATCGTGCGGCGCAAACCGCGCATCGGAGTATTCGGGTTGGATTCGATATTTGTTCTGATAACGTTTTTGGCCAGTCTTGCAGCATACTATTATGTGCGTTGA